CGTGTCGGCCGTCTGCCCTGGTGCAGCAGGATCCTGGTGCCCTGCTGGGTATCATAGAGGTTCCGTTTACTTTTCAATCTGTTTCAACCAATGACAAGAGAGTATTTCAGTTCCATGAAGAGAAGGGTTGTTATTCGTTGTGGTTTTGTCAGTCTGCTGCTGGCTGCTCCGTCACCGTTGTTGATCACTCTGTTGCTCAGTCTCGTTACCGGTGTCACTACCGAACAGTTGTTGGCAATCGTCGAAGAAAACCAACTACTGAAGGGGTATGTGGCAACTGCGGCAGGGGTATTTGCCCTGTTGTTGGTAGCGACACTGGCAGTCAATGCCTTGACCCCGCAGCAGGTATCGCTGGCGGGTGTCGAGGACGATGATCGCGAGATCGGCGAGGTCAAGTGGTTCAACGTCAACAAGGGCTATGGTTTCATTACCCGAGATGACGGAGAGGACGTTTTTGTCCATTTTCGCGCCATCCGTGGTCGTGGCCATCGTACTCTGGCTGAGGGTCAGAAAGTGCGCTACTACGTAGTAAAAAATGACCGTGGACTTCAGGCGGATGACGTGACCGTCATTACCTGATAGATCGCGGT
This Halomonas huangheensis DNA region includes the following protein-coding sequences:
- a CDS encoding cold-shock protein, translating into MKRRVVIRCGFVSLLLAAPSPLLITLLLSLVTGVTTEQLLAIVEENQLLKGYVATAAGVFALLLVATLAVNALTPQQVSLAGVEDDDREIGEVKWFNVNKGYGFITRDDGEDVFVHFRAIRGRGHRTLAEGQKVRYYVVKNDRGLQADDVTVIT